The proteins below come from a single Xyrauchen texanus isolate HMW12.3.18 chromosome 1, RBS_HiC_50CHRs, whole genome shotgun sequence genomic window:
- the LOC127648451 gene encoding histone H2A-like gives MSGRGKTGGKARAKAKTRSSRAGLQFPVGRVHRLLRKGNYAERVGAGAPVYLAAVLEYLTAEILELAGNAARDNKKTRIIPRHLQLAVRNDEELNKLLGGVTIAQGGVLPNIQAVLLPKKTEKPGKTK, from the coding sequence ATGAGCGGCAGAGGTAAAACCGGCGGTAAGGCGAGAGCGAAGGCTAAGACTCGCTCATCCAGGGCGGGACTGCAGTTCCCCGTCGGCCGTGTGCACAGACTGCTCCGCAAAGGAAACTACGCTGAGCGCGTCGGCGCCGGTGCTCCTGTGTATCTGGCCGCTGTGCTCGAGTATCTCACCGCTGAGATCCTGGAGTTGGCCGGAAACGCCGCTCGGGACAACAAGAAGACCCGTATCATTCCCCGTCACCTGCAGCTGGCAGTGCGGAACGACGAGGAGTTGAACAAACTCTTGGGTGGAGTGACCATCGCTCAGGGTGGGGTGCTGCCCAACATCCAGGCTGTGCTGCTGCCCAAGAAGACCGAGAAACCCGGCAAGACCAAGTAA
- the LOC127648691 gene encoding histone H3, with product MARTKQTARKSTGGKAPRKQLATKAARKSAPATGGVKKPHRYRPGTVALREIRRYQKSTELLIRKLPFQRLVREIAQDFKTDLRFQSSAVMALQESSEAYLVGLFEDTNLCAIHAKRVTIMPKDIQLARRIRGERA from the coding sequence ATGGCAAGAACCAAACAAACCGCTCGCAAGTCCACCGGTGGAAAAGCCCCGAGGAAGCAGCTCGCTACTAAAGCCGCCCGCAAGAGCGCCCCCGCCACCGGTGGAGTCAAGAAGCCTCATCGTTACAGGCCCGGTACCGTGGCGCTGAGAGAGATCCGCCGTTATCAGAAGTCCACTGAGCTGCTGATCCGCAAACTGCCTTTCCAGCGTCTGGTGAGAGAAATCGCTCAGGATTTCAAGACGGATCTGCGCTTCCAGAGTTCCGCCGTCATGGCCCTGCAGGAGTCCAGCGAGGCTTATTTGGTCGGTCTGTTCGAGGACACCAACTTGTGCGCCATCCACGCCAAGAGGGTCACCATCATGCCCAAAGACATCCAGCTGGCCCGCCGCATTCGCGGAGAGCGCGCTTAA